From a single Nitrospira sp. genomic region:
- the tatA gene encoding twin-arginine translocase TatA/TatE family subunit, translating to MFGSIGITELVLILVIVLIIFGAGKLPQLGEGLGKAIKGFKKSVHEAEAIEADAQAQAQLTATPQAQPAPPQTPAPVEQQVSPQQPKA from the coding sequence ATGTTTGGAAGCATCGGCATCACAGAGCTGGTATTAATCCTGGTGATCGTGCTGATCATCTTCGGCGCGGGGAAGCTCCCGCAGTTGGGTGAGGGGCTGGGCAAGGCGATCAAGGGCTTCAAGAAATCCGTCCATGAGGCGGAGGCGATCGAGGCCGATGCGCAGGCTCAGGCGCAGTTGACGGCGACACCGCAGGCGCAACCAGCTCCACCGCAGACGCCTGCGCCGGTCGAGCAGCAGGTTTCGCCGCAGCAGCCAAAGGCCTGA
- a CDS encoding tetratricopeptide repeat protein, translating to MSEQVSTQQADAGQAEPQLTPDEEIAELEKLLATDGEDFQARCRLGELYFSKGRLDDALTEVKKSIEMAEGLRTEMNRSLAMYYSNFGTIYATKGMAEEAEQQFKRALELHSDDVLALFNLGRVQSDKRNYREAQKYYERLVEVTPEDPIAWYNLAGVYVELDNPQVSDLNTMEMAMQCYLRTLELDPKHLEASFKLMEIAFNHKKSDLAIKVLEDAVDHNQDEPLAYYNLISAYDKCKMFEQAEQTRQRLKDRFAKRSKDSSTA from the coding sequence ATGAGCGAGCAGGTTTCAACGCAACAGGCGGACGCTGGCCAGGCGGAGCCGCAACTGACGCCGGACGAGGAAATTGCCGAGCTGGAAAAGCTGCTGGCGACAGACGGTGAGGATTTTCAAGCCCGCTGTCGGCTGGGCGAGCTCTATTTCAGCAAGGGCCGCCTTGATGACGCGCTGACCGAGGTCAAGAAGTCCATCGAAATGGCCGAGGGGCTTCGAACGGAGATGAACCGCTCGCTCGCCATGTACTACTCGAACTTTGGTACCATCTACGCGACCAAGGGGATGGCGGAGGAGGCGGAGCAGCAGTTCAAGCGCGCACTGGAGCTACATTCAGACGACGTGCTGGCGCTTTTCAATCTGGGTCGCGTGCAGTCCGACAAGCGGAATTATCGCGAGGCGCAGAAGTATTATGAACGGCTGGTCGAAGTCACCCCCGAGGACCCTATCGCGTGGTACAATCTGGCAGGTGTATACGTCGAGCTGGACAACCCGCAGGTCTCGGACCTGAACACGATGGAAATGGCGATGCAGTGCTATCTCCGGACGCTCGAGCTCGATCCCAAGCATCTGGAGGCCAGCTTCAAGCTCATGGAGATCGCCTTTAACCACAAGAAGTCCGATCTTGCGATCAAGGTGCTGGAGGACGCGGTGGACCATAACCAAGACGAGCCGCTGGCCTACTACAACCTCATCAGCGCCTACGACAAGTGTAAGATGTTCGAGCAGGCCGAGCAGACTCGGCAGCGACTGAAAGACCGCTTCGCGAAGCGGTCGAAGGATTCCAGCACAGCATAA